In a genomic window of Agarivorans albus:
- the murI gene encoding glutamate racemase has product MHVLVFDSGVGGLSVLEQLQQRNPNMQYSYLFDNLYFPYGELDDQQLITRVVELLTKAVNKFNPDLVVVACNSASTLSLPSLRETLSIPIVGVVPAIKSAANKSITRHFGVLATPGTVERSYTEQLIADFAKDCRVELLGSTLLVQLAEQKLAGESIALEDVKQALASWLLFDDLDCVVLGCTHFPLLKDEIQQVLGERVCLVDSGAAIANRVHSLLSTNEALNLSQKKAEAHAYCTMHPANSSLLKQLQAYQLSSLQLFT; this is encoded by the coding sequence ATGCACGTTCTTGTTTTTGATTCTGGTGTGGGTGGTTTATCTGTTTTAGAGCAACTGCAGCAGCGAAATCCTAATATGCAATACAGCTACTTGTTCGATAACCTTTATTTTCCCTATGGGGAGTTAGACGACCAACAACTGATTACCCGTGTGGTCGAACTGCTTACTAAGGCAGTAAATAAGTTTAACCCCGATCTGGTGGTTGTGGCGTGTAATTCTGCCAGTACCTTATCCCTTCCTTCTTTGCGCGAAACTCTCTCCATACCAATAGTTGGCGTTGTGCCTGCGATAAAATCTGCTGCGAACAAAAGCATCACTCGCCACTTTGGTGTTTTGGCGACTCCCGGTACCGTAGAGCGCAGTTATACTGAACAACTTATTGCAGACTTTGCTAAAGATTGTCGCGTTGAGTTACTCGGTTCTACATTATTAGTGCAATTGGCAGAACAAAAACTAGCAGGTGAATCTATAGCGCTTGAAGATGTAAAGCAGGCGTTAGCATCGTGGTTATTGTTTGATGATCTAGATTGCGTGGTATTAGGTTGCACACATTTCCCCTTATTAAAGGATGAAATCCAGCAAGTATTGGGTGAGCGAGTATGTTTGGTTGACTCCGGCGCCGCGATAGCCAATCGTGTACACAGTTTGCTATCAACTAACGAAGCCTTGAATCTAAGCCAAAAAAAAGCGGAAGCTCATGCTTACTGCACTATGCATCCCGCTAATTCTTCGTTGTTAAAACAGCTACAAGCTTACCAACTAAGTAGCTTGCAACTATTTACTTAG
- a CDS encoding RNA recognition motif domain-containing protein produces MKNSSLSVVILIAVAVAAYFVAAAVAPLQPLYLSIAVIVGGAIVLLSSNGATSDEQPASSSTNESSDGMETQTLYVGNLPYRANESAIRKLFSDYGQVVSVRLLKDKQTGKRRGFGFVEMAAKDAPKAVEALNEQEFQQRTLKVREANERKEA; encoded by the coding sequence ATGAAAAATTCCAGTTTATCTGTTGTCATACTTATAGCGGTAGCAGTTGCTGCCTATTTTGTGGCTGCCGCAGTCGCTCCACTACAGCCTTTATACCTATCTATAGCAGTAATTGTTGGCGGCGCCATCGTATTGTTAAGTTCTAACGGTGCTACTAGCGACGAACAACCAGCAAGTTCATCAACGAATGAATCATCCGACGGTATGGAAACACAAACCCTATACGTTGGTAACCTGCCTTATCGGGCAAACGAGTCAGCTATTCGCAAATTATTCTCAGATTACGGCCAAGTAGTATCAGTGCGTTTATTGAAAGATAAGCAAACCGGTAAACGTCGCGGCTTTGGTTTTGTTGAAATGGCAGCTAAAGATGCACCAAAAGCAGTTGAAGCCCTAAACGAACAGGAGTTTCAACAACGCACTTTAAAGGTTCGTGAAGCGAATGAGCGTAAAGAAGCCTAA
- the rplN gene encoding 50S ribosomal protein L14 produces MIQMQSTMDVADNSGARLVQCIKVLGGSHRRYARIGDIIKVTVKEAIPRGKVKKGDVMNAVVVRTRKGVRRPDGSVIRFDRNAAVILNANNQPIGTRIFGPVTRELRNEQFMKIVSLAPEVL; encoded by the coding sequence ATGATCCAAATGCAATCTACTATGGACGTGGCGGACAATTCCGGCGCGCGCCTTGTACAGTGTATTAAGGTCCTAGGTGGTTCGCACCGCCGTTATGCACGAATTGGCGACATCATTAAAGTTACTGTTAAGGAAGCAATTCCTCGCGGTAAAGTTAAGAAAGGTGACGTTATGAATGCTGTGGTAGTGCGTACTAGAAAAGGCGTTCGTCGTCCTGATGGTTCTGTAATTCGTTTTGACCGCAATGCAGCGGTTATTTTGAATGCAAACAATCAGCCTATTGGTACTCGTATCTTTGGTCCTGTGACACGTGAACTGCGAAATGAACAGTTCATGAAAATTGTGTCTCTAGCGCCAGAAGTACTTTAA
- the rplX gene encoding 50S ribosomal protein L24, which translates to MANKIQKGDEVIVIAGKDKGKRGSVTKVLPTGKLFVEGVNVIKKHQKPNPQLGVAGGIVEKEAALDASNVAIFNPATGKADRVGFRFEDDKKVRVFKSSNEIVK; encoded by the coding sequence ATGGCTAATAAAATCCAAAAAGGCGATGAAGTAATAGTTATTGCAGGTAAAGACAAAGGCAAGCGCGGTAGCGTAACCAAAGTTTTACCTACTGGAAAACTATTCGTTGAAGGCGTGAATGTAATCAAGAAGCACCAAAAGCCAAACCCACAATTGGGTGTTGCTGGCGGTATTGTTGAGAAAGAAGCGGCCCTTGATGCATCAAACGTAGCGATTTTTAACCCTGCCACTGGCAAGGCTGATCGCGTTGGTTTCCGATTTGAAGACGACAAAAAAGTTCGTGTATTCAAATCGTCTAATGAAATTGTAAAGTAA
- the rplE gene encoding 50S ribosomal protein L5 has translation MAKLHDLYKETVTPELLKEFGYKSIMQVPRIEKITLNMGVGEAVNDKKVLEHAIADLAAISGQKPLTTKARKSVAGFKIRDGYPIGCKVTLRGERMWEFLERLISIAIPRVRDFRGLNAKSFDGRGNYSMGVREQIIFPEIDYDKVDKVRGMDITITTTAETNEEGRALLAAFNFPFRK, from the coding sequence ATGGCGAAACTGCATGACCTATATAAGGAAACTGTAACGCCTGAACTCTTAAAGGAGTTCGGTTACAAATCCATCATGCAAGTCCCTCGGATTGAGAAAATCACCCTTAACATGGGTGTGGGTGAAGCGGTTAATGACAAGAAAGTACTAGAGCACGCAATTGCTGATCTAGCGGCTATCTCAGGTCAAAAACCACTTACTACCAAAGCTCGTAAATCTGTAGCAGGCTTCAAAATCCGTGATGGATACCCAATTGGTTGTAAAGTGACTCTACGCGGTGAGCGTATGTGGGAGTTTTTAGAGCGTTTGATTTCGATCGCTATTCCTCGTGTTCGAGATTTCCGTGGTTTGAATGCTAAGTCATTCGATGGCCGTGGTAATTACAGCATGGGTGTACGTGAGCAAATCATCTTCCCTGAAATCGATTATGACAAAGTTGATAAGGTTCGTGGTATGGATATTACTATCACTACTACTGCCGAAACCAACGAGGAAGGCCGCGCTCTGCTGGCTGCCTTTAACTTCCCATTCCGTAAGTAA